The Tripterygium wilfordii isolate XIE 37 chromosome 4, ASM1340144v1, whole genome shotgun sequence genome has a window encoding:
- the LOC119996885 gene encoding probable receptor-like protein kinase At2g42960, with translation MDMKERSYYQSWKLVFFCIISTFFNQAFSDGCVLNFTYPYQPTGECIGKQKKFAIWDGIHTTICCRNVLNTMTKALAFRAHNAVNDNIFMEENLWRDCTGSFPIQNTVSAEACGFGDLFNGSAGCSSFSLVDIQDELAYNEALESCSNFNTSFVDECTKCAGSLLRARDHLLEQFSANAQDDYQRRMCGIATIVSVAAAKFDDRNLIDDFYKCLPIFDDFDSGYMRIRYSVVKALVSILIASVTLTLVLLLVKYVTKRKPRSAVVQPKQSAAWSSLYRFSKTEIENAMNYSSERKFLGRGSAGRVYKGVLPSGQVVAIKHIHNSSKSDSFAREVDGLLRVRHPNLVCLFGCCVEGGEQYLVYEYCSAGNLAQNLQSKDNVLTWERRVKILRDCALGLRYLHHYIDGCIVHRDIKLTNILLTDHLEPKLSDFGLAKMLGMEESKVFTDVRGTIGYMDPEYMTNAKLTCASDIYSFGIVILQLLSGQKVIELDLDARDQLTRKAKDVSLGRRPLSDFEDPRLNGNVNRTDFGSILEVAVLCVAKSSKGRPTIDVVFDELDKAWKNTAAEMRNNMELDSSMASMSASLEVISV, from the exons ATGGATATGAAAGAAAGATCATATTATCAGTCATGGAAGCTTGTCTTCTTCTGCATAATCTCTACCTTCTTCAACCAAGCCTTCTCAGACGGTTGTGTGTTGAATTTCACTTACCCTTATCAACCAACCGGTGAGTGCATCGGAAAGCAGAAGAAATTCGCAATCTGGGATGGCATCCACACGACAATCTGCTGTCGAAATGTACTCAACACCATGACAAAAGCTTTAGCCTTTCGTGCGCATAATGCAGTGAACGATAACATTTTCATGGAAGAGAACCTCTGGAGAGATTGCACCGGTTCATTCCCTATCCAGAACACTGTCTCTGCTGAAGCTTGTGGATTTGGTGATCTTTTTAATGGGAGTGCCGGGTGTTCGAGCTTTTCTCTAGTTGATATTCAGGATGAACTGGCATACAATGAGGCCTTGGAGTCATGTTCTAACTTCAACACTTCGTTTGTCGATGAGTGCACGAAGTGCGCGGGCTCTTTATTGAGAGCAAGGGATCATCTACTGGAACAATTTTCTGCAAATGCGCAAGATGATTATCAGAGAAGGATGTGTGGAATCGCGACCATAGTTTCTGTTGCAGCTGCTAAATTCGATGATCGAAATCTGATCGACGATTTCTATAAGTGTTTGCCTATTTTTGATGACTTTG ATTCAGGTTATATGAGAATAAGAT ATTCTGTGGTGAAAGCATTGGTTTCAATCCTAATAGCATCGGTCACGCTAACGCTGGTTCTGCTACTTGTCAAGTATGTGACAAAGAGAAAGCCTCGCAGTGCAGTTGTTCAACCTAAACAGTCTGCAGCCTGGTCTAGCCTGTACAGATTCTCCAAGACCGAGATCGAAAACGCCATGAATTATAGCAGTGAAAGGAAGTTCTTAGGCAGAGGAAGTGCTGGTCGGGTTTATAAAGGTGTTTTGCCTAGTGGACAAGTTGTGGCAATCAAGCACATACATAACAGCAGCAAATCTGATTCGTTTGCCAGGGAAGTAGATGGTCTCTTGAGGGTTAGACATCCAAACCTTGTTTGCCTTTTTGGCTGTTGCGTCGAAGGCGGGGAACAGTATCTGGTCTACGAGTATTGTTCAGCTGGAAATTTAGCTCAAAATCTTCAAA GTAAAGACAATGTCTTAACATGGGAAAGAAGGGTCAAGATATTGAGAGATTGTGCACTTGGACTGAGATATCTCCACCACTACATAGATGGCTGCATTGTACACAGAGATATCAAG CTCACAAACATCCTTTTGACCGACCACTTAGAACCGAAGCTCTCGGATTTCGGGTTAGCAAAGATGCTTGGGATGGAGGAGAGCAAAGTATTTACAGATGTTAGAGGAACAATAGGTTATATGGACCCTGAATACATGACCAATGCCAAGCTAACTTGCGCTAGCGACATATACAGCTTTGGCATTGTAATTCTGCAGCTTCTATCAGGACAGAAAGTCATTGAGCTGGATCTTGATGCCAGAGATCAGCTCACAAGAaag GCGAAGGATGTGAGTTTGGGGAGGCGTCCATTGTCGGATTTTGAAGATCCGAGGCTGAATGGGAATGTGAACAGGACAGACTTTGGATCAATACTTGAAGTTGCAGTCCTATGTGTCGCGAAATCAAGCAAAGGACGCCCAACGATCGATGTTGTGTTCGATGAATTGGACAAGGCCTGGAAAAACACAGCTGCTGAAATG AGAAACAATATGGAATTGGATTCATCAATGGCATCGATGTCGGCTTCATTGGAAGTGATTTCAGTCTGA
- the LOC119996144 gene encoding uncharacterized protein LOC119996144 codes for MRLNVITAKSSSHSLPQFLVFNSFSSRNPFSFPRNPISPCTPPVFLCKSKPSRFVPIFSSNPGKYTDSTRVSSRGVELDRNSKDNVVNEDDFQGSWNVEVGNPVVPSYVPPPAKSLSDQAFFLLAFIACTTSVAFTSLVIAAVPTLFAMGKAATSLSKLADTAREELPSTMAAIRLSGMEISDLTLELSDLSQEIADGVNKSAQAVQAAEAGVRQIGTLARQQTLSMIQERASLPIISLQPVVTGAARKTSRAVGRATKTFMNIISRGEFSSENENDNSIDRLDI; via the exons ATGAGACTAAATGTCATAACCGCAAAATCATCATCCCATTCTCTCCCtcaatttcttgttttcaaTTCCTTTTCATCAAGAAACCCTTTTTCGTTTCCAAGAAACCCAATTTCTCCCTGTACTCCACCTGTCTTCCTCTGCAAATCCAAACCTTCCCGGTTTGTCCCGATTTTTTCTTCCAATCCCGGGAAATACACCGATTCCACTCGAGTTTCGAGTCGTGGGGTGGAGTTGGATCGGAATTCTAAGGATAATGTTGTCAACGAAGACGATTTTCAGGGGAGTTGGAATGTGGAGGTGGGGAATCCCGTTGTTCCCTCGTATGTTCCGCCGCCGGCAAAGAGTTTGAGCGATCAAGCGTTCTTTCTCCTGGCGTTTATAGCCTGCACT ACTTCTGTAGCATTTACAAGCCTTGTAATTGCAGCCGTCCCAACACTCTTT GCAATGGGGAAGGCTGCAACATCTCTCTCAAAGTTAGCAGATACAGCTCGTGAGGAACTCCCTAGTACAATGGCTGCCATTAGGCTTTCGGGCATGGAAATCAGTGATCTTACACTTGAACTAAGTGACTTGAG TCAAGAGATAGCTGATGGGGTCAACAAATCAGCTCAAGCAGTGCAAGCAGCAGAAGCTGGCGTTCGACAGATCGGTACACTCGCTCGTCAACAAACTCTct CAATGATTCAAGAGAGGGCCAGCCTTCCTATCATTTCTTTGCAACCAGTTGTTACAGGTGCTGCAAGGAAGACTTCTCGTGCTGTTGGTCGTGCCACGAAAACCTTCATGAATATCATCTCTCGAGGTGAGTTCAGTTCCGAGAATGAGAATGACAACAGCATAGATAGATTGGACATCTAG
- the LOC119997297 gene encoding uncharacterized protein LOC119997297 produces the protein MACIPPHKRHSTVLEKLSPTPGCLVPRFKRYTNLNPAKSYIERTQRSGKIGYANNAISRWFVVGSTHADQFPASVNLEPVSIEALEQRMGGKPLALVNSHLMREECNDQRGSILSRPWASISGTVSQDILSTFEIMKNEMDFHELEIMKPVLVAKFGKVLFHGSPSVSLEDIKESEVTEATLRQLRRTFYTSVPTSYMENIVDVVAPEIGVDFEDEKDIYNVKLSDSRRQDAVISCKCSVTNDNRLELYKVELSQIRHMVIDISCLEKSQDLRLMFCAKRILTSLTDDEKRSIRELINSAVPDTHVKGGLRWPVGKASSGDRYNVIGVWHTISKTYNSPSLRLKVRRADRFDFKTSIGEATNEVVLKLKGIVTELQEPKLQDSVSVMLEDTLKLIWEHFLSYEHSPLP, from the exons ATGGCTTGCATTCCTCCTCACAAGCGGCATTCAACGGTTCTAGAGAAGTTATCACCAACTCCAGGGTGTCTTGTTCCTCGGTTTAAGAGATACACAAATTTAAACCCAGCAAAATCTTATATAGAGAGAACTCAGAGAAGTGGAAAGATTGGATATGCAAACAATGCCATATCTAGATGGTTTGTGGTTGGTTCGACTCACGCTGACCAATTTCCTGCTTCTGTTAATCTTGAGCCGGTTTCCATCGAAGCCCTTGAGCAGAGAATGGGAGGAAAGCCTCTGGCTTTGGTCAACAGTCATCTGATGAGAG aAGAGTGTAATGATCAAAGGGGGAGCATTTTGAGTAGACCGTGGGCATCAATAAGTGGAACAGTATCACAAGACATCTTATCTACTTTTGAAATCATGAAAAATGAAATGGATTTTCATGAGTTGGAAATAATGAAGCCAGTGTTGGTAGCTAAATTTGGTAAAGTTCTCTTCCATGG GAGCCCTTCTGTGAGCCTTGAGGACATTAAAGAAAGTGAAGTTACTGAAGCCACTCTGAGACAATTAAGAAGAACATTTTACACGAGTGTTCCTACATCATATATGGAAAATATTGTCGATGTAGTTGCCCCAGAAATTGGAGTGGACTTCGAAGATGAGAAGGACATATACAACGTAAAG CTGTCTGATAGCAGAAGACAAGATGCAGTCATTTCATGCAAATGCAGTGTGACAAATGATAACAGGCTTGAACTCTATAAG GTTGAACTCAGCCAAATTCGTCACATGGTTATAGACATATCTTGCCTTGAAAAAAGTCAAGACCTGAGGCTAATGTTCTGTGCCAAGAGGATCTTAACATCTCTGACT GACGATGAGAAGCGTAGCattagagaattgatcaattCTGCAGTTCCAGATACACATGTAAAGGGCGGACTGAGATGGCCCGTTGGAAAAGCATCTTCTGGAGATAGATACAATGTCATTGGGGTTTGGCACACGATATCGAAAACATACAATAGTCCATCTTTGAGGCTCAAGGTAAGACGTGCTGATCGATTTGATTTCAAAACTTCGATTGGGGAAGCTACGAACGAGGTTGTGCTGAAGCTGAAAGGAATCGTCACAGAATTGCAG GAACCCAAGTTGCAAGACTCGGTCTCTGTCATGCTTGAAGACACCTTGAAGTTGATATGGGAGCACTTCCTGAGCTATGAACATTCTCCTCTGCCATGA